The DNA window GTCCTGGCTATAAGTACCCTCATGGGGCTTCCGGACATGGCCCATGCCTCTCAAACCTACTACTAGCCATCTCATCTCGATCCGGAGCTCACTGGCCTACAAGCTCATGCCTAGCCTGAGGCACAGCAGCTCCTTAGTGAATCTGCTCGACAAGCAGCTTCACCAGCTCCCCACGTCAAAGATGATGAAGATCAGCAAGAGCGCCCCCAACCTCCTGAAGAAGGCCGTGACGTCGTTCAAGTGCAAGACGGATGCTCTAAGGACCAAGCTCATCATCCTGGCCTCGCTGCGCCGCAGGATGGCGATGGTCCGCGCAGTGTCCCGCCAGATCCACGCGCTCGCCGCGTCGGGTGGCCGGGATAATAAGCAGGCCGCGGTGGGGCACGGCGGCAAGGCTCTCGCTCCgcgcaaggcggcggcggcggcggcggcgggcaaaGAGGCAGCTGGTGACCATGGCGGCGAGGCTCGTCGTCTTGGTCTGTTTGAGGTGGCAGTGTTTGAGGAAGATTATCATGGTGGCTACCCTGACTGGACCACCTCCCTATTCGACGATGACAATATCTACAacgatgaggaggaggatgtCGTCCAAGACGACGAGCAGGATGACCTTGATCTTGATGCGTTCGACGAGACCTCGGTCATCGAGATC is part of the Panicum hallii strain FIL2 chromosome 2, PHallii_v3.1, whole genome shotgun sequence genome and encodes:
- the LOC112882311 gene encoding uncharacterized protein LOC112882311: MPLKPTTSHLISIRSSLAYKLMPSLRHSSSLVNLLDKQLHQLPTSKMMKISKSAPNLLKKAVTSFKCKTDALRTKLIILASLRRRMAMVRAVSRQIHALAASGGRDNKQAAVGHGGKALAPRKAAAAAAAGKEAAGDHGGEARRLGLFEVAVFEEDYHGGYPDWTTSLFDDDNIYNDEEEDVVQDDEQDDLDLDAFDETSVIEILRSNREAQGLEFSMEDDIDEACDMFIRRCRSRMNLSF